One Aegilops tauschii subsp. strangulata cultivar AL8/78 chromosome 7, Aet v6.0, whole genome shotgun sequence genomic window carries:
- the LOC123494961 gene encoding uncharacterized protein yields the protein METRSGRRLSSPPPPHVACHGRGPRDADLIGALPDDILLLVLVRLRCVRAAARTGLLSRRWRGLWTYLPDLTFRGVPPAKVESALASFAASPAVSLLDICIRVGHTAAQANSLLRAAAIVSPAELFFDFPGSSKLVLSHMDRIELPCFDRTISIKLETWLCVMPPPAGEFTALERLSLKACILDLGTFTPQSAGEFPALKTLALDGNIVDLGTFLNRCPRLRNITRLSPQELVFTHLIDTLYDQKYRDVDLPCFPNAVSIKIKLYQICFTRLLGGKFSKLDSMILKKCIINDLSTLVSLCPCLRVLKVKAAMSKCEITIHSTSLQELLLDYYTECRGVDIVTPMLKQLTMDFEADKDINVFISAPMLENVSLERSYTGLPIVFGFWHLHSLSLDRQRFVTNNHALYVFMYALDSSGGTELDFAQEIEKVLITNFSALYLSLKPIGHMYGATLLHLFSVFRVHIGLKILEVILLSPGKSEVVQSCPGNCPCDSPKNWRSQSISMVHLEEVEIKGLKGEDHDFDVLKLILRCAPSLRRMTVELETGIKSLGHGDCTKEINSISLEYPSVDFHVYHQGNQQHVFSSRS from the exons ATGGAAACGAGATCGGGGCGTCGCctcagctcgcctccgccgccgcatGTAGCTTGCCACGGCCGTGGTCCACGAGATGCCGACCTAATCGGCGCCCTCCCCGATGATATCCTCCTCCTGGTGCTGGTGCGCTTACGCTGCGTCCGCGCCGCCGCGCGCACTGGGCTCCTCTCGCGCCGGTGGCGCGGCCTCTGGACCTACCTCCCGGATCTCACCTTCCGCGGCGTCCCGCCCGCCAAGGTCGAATCGGCGCTCGCCAGTTTCGCTGCTTCGCCGGCGGTGTCCCTCCTCGACATCTGCATCCGGGTGGGACATACAGCCGCCCAAGCCAACTCGTTGCTGCGCGCCGCCGCTATAGTCTCTCCAGCGGAGCTATTCTTCGACTTCCCGGGGTCTAGTAAGTTAGTTTTGAGCCACATGGACCGCATCGAGCTGCCCTGCTTCGACCGCACCATATCGATCAAGCTGGAGACCTGGCTCTGCGTCATGCCGCCGCCGGCCGGCGAGTTCACTGCGCTGGAGAGGCTGTCCCTCAAAGCCTGCATCCTGGACCTTGGGACCTTTACGCCACAGTCAGCCGGCGAGTTCCCCGCGCTCAAGACGCTGGCCCTTGACGGCAACATTGTCGACCTTGGCACCTTCCTGAACCGCTGCCCACGATTGCGCAACATCA CGAGGCTCTCCCCGCAAGAGCTCGTCTTCACTCACCTAATTGACACACTATATGACCAGAAGTATAGAGATGTCGACCTGCCCTGTTTTCCCAATGCCGTCTCGATCAAGATTAAACTGTATCAAATCTGCTTCACACGGCTTCTTGGTGGCAAGTTCTCCAAGCTCGACAGTATGATCCTTAAAAAATGCATCATCAACGACCTTAGCACCTTGGTTTCCCTCTGCCCATGCCTTCGTGTGCTGAAGGTGAAGGCAGCTATGTCCAAATGTGAGATCACGATCCACTCAACATCGCTGCAGGAGCTTCTCCTGGATTACTATACGGAATGCCGTGGTGTTGACATTGTGACTCCCATGCTTAAGCAATTGACAATGGATTTTGAGGCCGACAAAGACATCAATGTGTTCATATCGGCACCAATGCTGGAGAATGTCTCGTTGGAACGCTCTTATACAGGTTTGCCCATTGTGTTTGGTTTTTGGCACCTTCACTCTCTGAGCTTAGATAGACAGAGGTTTGTCACAAACAACCATGCCCTGTATGTTTTCATGTATGCTTTG GATTCCTCGGGGGGTACCGAACTGGACTTTGCCCAAGAAATAGAGAAAGTTCTGATTACTAACTTCTCTGCCTTGTACCTAAGCCTCAAGCCAATAGGGCACATGTATGGGGCAACTTTGTTGCATCTCTTTAGCGTGTTCCGGGTTCATATTGGTTTGAAAATATTGGAGGTCATCCTACTGAGTCCGGGGAAGTCCGAG GTGGTACAATCATGCCCAGGGAATTGTCCATGTGATTCTCCCAAAAATTGGAGAAGCCAAAGTATCTCCATGGTTCATCTAGAAGAAGTGGAAATCAAAGGCCTAAAAGGAGAAGATCATGACTTTGATGTCTTGAAATTGATTCTTAGATGCGCGCCGTCTCTTAGAAGGATGACCGTGGAACTGGAAACTGGGATTAAATCACTTGGCCACGGAGATTGCACCAAGGAAATCAACAGCATCTCACTGGAGTATCCTTCCGTGGATTTTCATGTTTATCACCAAGGAAATCAACAGCATGTGTTTTCATCACGCTCCTAG
- the LOC109755786 gene encoding codeine O-demethylase-like isoform X1, whose protein sequence is MADESWRLPNSVQQLAATVQEPPSRYLLREHEGLDGHLAGAELPEQIPTIDLGLLSASNDAEEATKLRSALQSWGFFKVSNHGMETSMLDSVMTATREFFHLPLEEKKKCSNLIDGKHFQVEGYGNDQVKTQDQILDWSDRLHLRIEPEGGRNLAHWPTHPKSFRDDLHKYALKCKRIKGDILRAIAKLLELDEDSLVNQFNSNARTYSRFNYFPPCPRPDLVLGVKPHADFSVLTVLLMDKDVAGLQYLRDGTWYNVPAVCNHTLLINIGFAMEIMTNGIFTGPVHRVVTNADKERISVAMFYGVDPDHEIGPIAHLLRDEQPARYRKMKAKDLLVAQLDHFSQDRGAQIADACKI, encoded by the exons ATGGCTGATGAGTCATGGAGGTTGCCAAACTCTGTGCAGCAACTGGCTGCGACCGTGCAGGAGCCGCCGAGCCGGTACTTGCTCAGAGAGCATGAAGGTCTTGACGGGCACCTGGCTGGTGCCGAGTTGCCAGAGCAGATCCCAACCATAGATCTCGGCCTGCTATCAGCATCCAACGATGCGGAGGAAGCCACCAAGCTACGATCTGCGTTGCAGAGCTGGGGATTCTTCAAG GTTTCTAACCATGGAATGGAGACCTCTATGCTGGATTCTGTGATGACTGCAACAAGGGAATTTTTTCACCTACCGCTTGAAGAGAAGAAGAAATGCAGTAACCTGATAGATGGGAAACATTTCCAGGTAGAAGGGTATGGAAATGACCAGGTGAAAACTCAAGATCAGATTTTAGACTGGTCTGATCGACTGCATCTTAGAATTGAGCCAGAGGGTGGGAGAAACCTTGCACATTGGCCAACACATCCCAAATCTTTCAG GGATGATCTGCACAAATACGCATTGAAATGCAAGAGAATCAAAGGCGACATCCTTCGGGCAATAGCCAAGCTTTTGGAGCTTGATGAAGACTCCCTCGTTAATCAGTTTAACAGTAACGCCCGCACTTATTCTAGATTCAACTACTTCCCGCCGTGTCCAAGACCTGATCTTGTCCTGGGCGTCAAGCCTCACGCGGATTTCTCTGTTCTCACGGTTCTTCTCATGGACAAAGATGTCGCTGGGCTGCAATATCTTAGAGATGGAACCTGGTACAATGTTCCAGCTGTGTGTAACCACACCTTGCTGATCAACATTGGTTTTGCAATGGAG ATAATGACCAACGGGATCTTCACAGGGCCAGTGCATAGAGTTGTGACTAATGCCGATAAAGAGAGGATATCAGTGGCCATGTTCTATGGTGTGGACCCTGATCATGAGATTGGGCCAATAGCTCATCTGTTGAGGGATGAGCAACCGGCACGGTACAGGAAAATGAAGGCCAAGGACTTGCTAGTCGCGCAACTTGACCATTTCTCTCAAGACCGAGGAGCACAAATTGCCGATGCATGCAAGATCTAA
- the LOC109755786 gene encoding codeine O-demethylase-like isoform X2, with translation MADESWRLPNSVQQLAANMQEPPSQYLLREQELLGGNLAGAEMPEPITTIDLGLLSSSNDPEEAAKLRSVLKTWGFFQVSNHGMETSMLDSVMTATREFFHLPLEEKKKCSNLIDGKHFQVEGYGNDQVKTQDQILDWSDRLHLRIEPEGGRNLAHWPTHPKSFRDDLHKYALKCKRIKGDILRAIAKLLELDEDSLVNQFNSNARTYSRFNYFPPCPRPDLVLGVKPHADFSVLTVLLMDKDVAGLQYLRDGTWYNVPAVCNHTLLINIGFAMEIMTNGIFTGPVHRVVTNADKERISVAMFYGVDPDHEIGPIAHLLRDEQPARYRKMKAKDLLVAQLDHFSQDRGAQIADACKI, from the exons ATGGCTGATGAGTCATGGAGGCTGCCGAATTCAGTGCAGCAACTGGCTGCCAACATGCAAGAACCACCAAGCCAGTACTTGCTCAGAGAGCAAGAACTGCTTGGTGGGAACCTTGCTGGTGCCGAGATGCCGGAGCCCATCACAACAATTGATCTTGGCCTGCTGTCTTCATCCAACGATCCTGAGGAAGCCGCCAAGCTGCGGTCGGTGCTGAAGACATGGGGATTCTTCCAG GTTTCTAACCATGGAATGGAGACCTCTATGCTGGATTCTGTGATGACTGCAACAAGGGAATTTTTTCACCTACCGCTTGAAGAGAAGAAGAAATGCAGTAACCTGATAGATGGGAAACATTTCCAGGTAGAAGGGTATGGAAATGACCAGGTGAAAACTCAAGATCAGATTTTAGACTGGTCTGATCGACTGCATCTTAGAATTGAGCCAGAGGGTGGGAGAAACCTTGCACATTGGCCAACACATCCCAAATCTTTCAG GGATGATCTGCACAAATACGCATTGAAATGCAAGAGAATCAAAGGCGACATCCTTCGGGCAATAGCCAAGCTTTTGGAGCTTGATGAAGACTCCCTCGTTAATCAGTTTAACAGTAACGCCCGCACTTATTCTAGATTCAACTACTTCCCGCCGTGTCCAAGACCTGATCTTGTCCTGGGCGTCAAGCCTCACGCGGATTTCTCTGTTCTCACGGTTCTTCTCATGGACAAAGATGTCGCTGGGCTGCAATATCTTAGAGATGGAACCTGGTACAATGTTCCAGCTGTGTGTAACCACACCTTGCTGATCAACATTGGTTTTGCAATGGAG ATAATGACCAACGGGATCTTCACAGGGCCAGTGCATAGAGTTGTGACTAATGCCGATAAAGAGAGGATATCAGTGGCCATGTTCTATGGTGTGGACCCTGATCATGAGATTGGGCCAATAGCTCATCTGTTGAGGGATGAGCAACCGGCACGGTACAGGAAAATGAAGGCCAAGGACTTGCTAGTCGCGCAACTTGACCATTTCTCTCAAGACCGAGGAGCACAAATTGCCGATGCATGCAAGATCTAA